A stretch of Eleutherodactylus coqui strain aEleCoq1 chromosome 2, aEleCoq1.hap1, whole genome shotgun sequence DNA encodes these proteins:
- the LOC136611076 gene encoding E3 ubiquitin/ISG15 ligase TRIM25-like: MAAAAVRDELLCSICLSTYTDPVMLRCGHNFCRVCIHRVLDTQDEAGVYSCPECRERSRERPALMRNLALRNIIEGFLITPPTQTEAGIFCTYCVDSPVPAAKSCLHCEASLCEKHLRVHSKSAEHVLCEPSANLGNRKCSVHKELLKYFCTKDAICICVSCSLAGEHRGHRVEMLDEASEKKKKRLRNVLQRLIIRREETEERFRSLEESRRNVQEKASGEVERVTALCRDIRRRLDDLEKRALSEISRQEKEESLSLSALIQKLEIQKDELSRKMRHIEELCNMTDPLTVLQEPDTGDLCDPEEEGGEEDTGGHNEPLHDVDDLDVVVISDTLHTLCDIIRGIRRGIYMEDPVDILLDVNTAGNYIRISDDLKTATSTQENQNRPDTAERFQDYQVMRSRRFSSGRHYWDVDGSRSVWWMVGMCYPSIDRRGQQSYIGYNNKSWCLRRSYNQYSVIHDSKEIRLADKISSDRFRIYLDYEAGRLSFYELCDPIRHLHTFTATFSEPLHDVLHVYAGSITILGEATTRRNHNRN, translated from the coding sequence ATGGCGGCTGCTGCTGTGAGAGACGAgctgctctgctccatctgtctgagcacttatacagatcctgtaatgctgagatgtggacacaacttctgccGGGTCTGTATTCATCGTGTGCTGGATACACAAGACGAGGCTGGAGTTTATTCCTGTCCTGAATGCAGAGAAAGGTCTCGGGAGCGGCCTGCATTGATGAGGAACTTGGCTCTACGTAACATCATAGAGGGCTTCCTGATTACTCCTCCGACACAGACAGAAGCCGGGATCTtctgcacttactgtgtggactCTCCTGTACCGGCCGCTAAATCCTGTCTGCACTGTGAAGCTTCTCTGTGTGAGAAACACCTGAGAGTTCACAGCAAGTCAGCAGAACACGTCTTATGTGAGCCCAGCGCCAACCTGGGGAACAGGAAATGTTCTGTCCATAAGGAACTTTTAAAGTACTTCTGTACTAAGGACGCCATCTGTATCTGTGTGTCCTGCAGTCTGGCTGGAGAACATCGGGGTCATCGGGTGGAGATGCTGGATGAGGCCtctgagaagaagaagaagagactgAGAAATGTTCTCCAGAGACTGATCATAAGGAGGGAGGAGACTGAGGAAAGATTCCGGAGTCTGGAGGAGAGCAGGAGAAATGTTCAAGAAAAAGCATCTGGAGAAGTGGAGAGAGTCACTGCCCTGTGTAGAGACATCAGGAGACGACTGGATGACCTGGAGAAGAGGGCCCTGAGCGAGATCTCCAGGCAGGAGAAGGAAGAGTCACTCTCACTCTCTGCTCTGATCCAGAAGCTAGAAATACAGAAGGATGAActgtccaggaagatgagacACATTGAGGAGCTGTGTAACATGACTGATCCACTGACTGTCTTACAGGAACCAGACACTGGGGACTTGTGTGATCCTGAGGAGGAGGGAGGTGAGGAGGACACAGGGGGACATAATGAACCGCTCCATGATGTAGATGATCTGGATGTGGTTGTGATCtcagacacattacacacattatgTGACATAATAAGAGGTATAAGGAGGGGGATCTATATGGAGGATCCTGTAGACATATTACTGGATGTAAACACAGCTGGTAATTATATCCGTATATCAGATGACCTGAAAACTGCAACCAGCACACAAGAGAACCAGAATCGTCCAGATACAGCAGAGAGATTCCAGGATTATCAGGTGATGAGAAGCcggagattctcctcaggacgACATTACTGGGATGTTGATGGCAGTAGATCAGTGTGGTGGATGGTGGGGATGTGTTACCCCAGTATagacaggagggggcagcagtcaTACATTGGCTATAATAACAAGTCCTGGTGTTTGAGGAGGTCTTATAATCAGTATTCAGTGATACATGACAGTAAAGAGATCCGGTTAGCTGACAAGATCTCCAGTGATAGATTCAGGATTTATCTGGATTATGAGGCCGGGCGGCTGTCCTTTTATGAGCTGTGTGACCccatcagacacttacacaccttcACTGCCACCTTCTCTGAGCCGCTTCATGATGTATTACATGTATATGCTGGTTCTATAACGATATTGGGAGAAGCAACAACTCGGAGAAACCATAATAGAAACTGA